The nucleotide window CTTTGTGGTGTTTTTACAGGGGTGTATGCGTTTGTGGTTCTGAAGCAAGGAATCGAGGTCCAAGAGGCGCTTCTTGCTCTGCAAATCACAGAGATTGTTTCCAGGAGTATAGCCAAGTATGCCTGTCCAGACTTCATCCAGGTACAGTACTTACTTTTCCCTTGAAAATGTTTAAAACacaattatttattattattattaaaagtTATATTTAGCCTGGTGACAACATGGGACATGCATGAGCATGTGAGTCGGGTCatttattgtaaatacattttctGTGGACTTTCAGTGTCTACCCTTGGACTGCCTTCGGGTCAGTGTCACCGTCGTGGTGcaaaaggtgggtcacaatgacccgaaggcagcacaagggattTATTAAGGCTCTACCTTGAGGTCATTTTCTGTCCTCAATACAAATACTTAAATAATTTTGGGGGGTAATTTAGCAATCTATCTCCAGAAAAATTCACCACGCTCTTAATGTCGTTGTTGATAGTCCACAAAATGTGCACATTGTATTCAGTTTAAGGTTGATAACCTTGAGTCAAATACAACATTTCACAGTTATGAATCCGTCAGGAAAGAGTTCATATTTGACAGCAGCTGGCAACAGGATTACCTCTTGTATCACAGTTGAATAATCGGctaataaaacaataaaacaggccagatgGAACTGGCCCCATAGTGACGTGCACATGAAAATATATCTTTCTACAGCGTAATTTGCTCATATTTTCATACAATACGATGTCTTGTATgaatgtttgctgaaagcattacTCTTTAAAAAGTTGTACACACCATTCTGGTGGAGAATCAACAAAAATGGTAAATAAAACTCCTCAGATGATGTCGATTAGGAATGACATCATGAATAGATTATCCAACTATGCATCCTGGCTGCATCATGGTACGTATCATCATGCTAACAGTGACAGGTGTTTTAAAGGTGGTGAAGCGCTTGCCAAAGACACGTTCAGGGAAGATCATGCGTCGGGTGCTGAGGAGTGTGGTGGAGCAGGAGACAGACAAGCTGGGTGACCTCAGCACACTGGACGACCCCACGGCCGTCCAGGAAGTCGTCCAGGGTCACGAGCGTCTCCGTGGAAACAGAGAACAGCAGAAGTAGcgtgccattttctgttttttCTCTCAGTGCATAAATGAAGCATTCCACAAAACTAGATGGAAGAGGAACACATTTGTGGAAAATGTTTTGATTTACACTACATTTAGAGCTCTATTGCCTTACATTTGTATGCCTTACGGTAATTAGTATGCATGTAGTATGTTACCAGTCTCCATATAAGTAATTACTGCGAAAAGCATTGTTCATTATCATAATGTTGCTTCATGCAtgcataaaaatgtattttctttatcATGTGTGTAATAAAAGCCCAACACAAAGCACTTGAAATATCTGTCTCTGAAATGTTTCTGTACAATCTACAAAGTGCACTTTGCTTGCCCACACATTTTCACATTAACAGTCACATGTTAAAATAAAGCTTTTATTGTAGTACAAAATATGATCATATAAAAAAAGCCTCATTAAGAGAATGGTATTTTTCAACCGAGTTCAAAGAACTATTTTCTCTCAGCTTGATCAAGGACAAAAAAAGCTACATAAAAATGATTGGTTCATACTGAACAGTTATTTGGAGATGAATACCTTATCCCTAGCAAAATCATACATCCTTTTTTAGATTGGTCAGCTCCCAGCGACCTTCTCCACACAATTTTAACAGGACATCATGGTACTgtggaggaacagacagacacaaacagcatTGTCCTCTGTGGCCTAAAGCATTATCATTCTGTTGCTTTACAACGTCTAAAGACTATCTACAGTAtccagaaaaaaacaaaaaaacactgttCCCTgtaatacaatttttttttttttcttttgacacTTAAACACAAACAGGTTTTCTCAAACAAAGGATTGCCAAAGATAATAAATAGATATATCTACAAACCGCATCTTTAACAAATAACATTTTAAACTGCATCGTTGACATCTGTGGCGAGCTTAATCTGGTGCAGGTTGGGTCCTGGTGGAGCTTACCTTCTCCAGGCTGCTGCGATGGCCCAGACTAAGCAGAGTCATCCCCAGCTGCTGACAGGCACGGTACATCTGTCCTTCGGCCTCCTCCGACAGAGCACTGGTGGCCTCATCCAGCACTGAGACGTAGCGAAACAGGTGAGGAACACTTTGTAGAAGCAATTTCCAGGTTATGAAGTCAGTCATGAATACGTATGTAAGCCGCCTTGTAGCCTGTGTCTTTGATGCCTTATTTTAAAACACCACTTCCTTGTCAAAGTCACGATGGAGTGTTTTCACAAAGCTCAAGTTCCTGAAGTTCCATACATTATCTTTTTACATTTAGAGACTTTGATGAGACTAATACTCAAATACAGATGTGGCCAATGCGACATTCAACATATGGAATATCTTAATATTTTCTCCATGTGATGATTCccacagtgacatcatcattcACAGACATCctcttgttttttatttataaatgaaGATCTATTCGATCCCGTGATTAGGTTAGTTTTGTTGCTAGCACAAGGACTAACCTGCGTATTTGGGCTGCAGGTAGAAGAGTCGGGCAAAGGAGAGCCTCTGCATctcccctggagagagagcatcGTACctgcagaaagagaggagtcAAAAGAAGGCAAGCCATACTTCTGAGTAGAAGACATTATAAGACATtataaatgaaaaagaaaaagtatatatatatttatggagCTCCAGTATTTCCCAAATACGTAGCAATGCATGGAACTGACTGACTGAGTGCTGGAAAACAGCAACTGAGTATGCTCTCCTCACTGTTCGCTTTGACTTTCAAACTCGTGTTGTTGATTCTTACCAGCTCCAGTCCACCTCCCCATCCAGTCCCCCTGTCCTCTTCAGGAGACTAGACTACAGAATTAAACAGACAGCAGGGGTTATGACAAATCTCAGATGAATATCAACATATATGTAGTGAAAGGATTTGACACTGAAATCAATATAAACGTACCACTCCTGCCACTTCTAGATACTGTAAGATTCTCTCGTCGTCCACTGACCCTGCAAACATTAAGCCCCCATGGATGTAGGAACGACTCAGAATAATAACCATTCTGAGGAATACATTTAGAATCCTAAATATGTGGTACTATTCACACTATTCTCTAGTAACTTGCATCTGCCTTGCAATAGGTAGGTACGTTATTAATCCCAGGGGAAAATGGAGAAAATATCACTGACCATACCTGACTGAGGGTAAATCTTCTGCAGGGGGTAAATCACCTGAAGAGAAAGAGTCAATTTAAAAACCCAGTGTAGAGTAAATGGCATCACATTTACCGTAACTAGACCCCTATTTACCTAAACCAAGTCATAGTGCAAGACGAGATTGAGTCAAAGAAGACGGTTGCGTCATGAGTTGTGTCATGAAATGACATCGGTCAAAGCTTTAAACGTTGACAAGGCATGTAGAACACCTTTGCTGGGGCCGGAACCGTATTCGCTATGTCGTGTGTGtacggaggagggagaggggggggagggagagggggggggggctgtgagtgGGCTACCTGCTCTCTCAGTGTCCCGTCAGTCAAGTAGGGCTTCTGGGGCAAGAAGAGGATCCCCCTCGGCCCGAAACATGAGGTCATCTGGACAAAACCTGGGGAGATCACACCACCCATCCAGACATAGCATGAGATGGGTGTGCAGACTTCTGTGAGTCATTTCTAACGATAAATGCAACAATATTAGTGGTGGTAGTACAATAAACACTTTATTTATAATGCAGATTTGACTATCATGCAGCTTGTTAGTTGTTGGGATTAATAATGCCAAAGTAAAATTGTGTACTGTACCCCAAGCCCCATAATGCTGTCATAATATAATCATGTCATTAGTTTTTAAACCATTTCCTTCTGTTaatcactctccatctctctccctcttactctgTTCCCCACCCATCTTCAGTTCTCCCCCTCGCTCAAGAGGGGGGGAACTGAGATCTTCAGATCTATATGTCGAGGTTTTGGAATACATGCAGGTCATTAAAGACCCTAGGGGCAAACACAATAAAGCATTCCCTGATTACCAACCTGGTACCCggccacatacaaacacactgagCACAGGGGTAGCCCTCACCGCTGTGAGCCTCCCAGAGGCGGTTGAGGACCCTGAGGAGGGAGGTCTTGCCCGTGCCCGTGTTCCCCACCACCAGTATATTGGAGCCCTGGCTGATCTTCAGATTCAGGTTTTCCACCAGCAGCTCGTCAGAGAAGGGGGACTTGTAGGACAGTCGCTCCAGAATGAAGGCAGTGTCTACTGGGCCCCCATGGATGTGGTCACTGTGTCACAGGCATCACAGTCAGAAAACTCTAGTCACAGTCATAGCAAATGTCACATGTCATAAACTTCACACGCTAATAGTTAGTGACAGATACATGTTATAATGATACATGTCATCTGTTTTTATTATTAGAGTAAATCCCCCATTGTGAGAGGTCTATAAATGCACTTTGATGTGATATTCAGTCATAATAAGTGTAGTAAACCCAGATAAACATATATTTCTCACTCACATGTCAAAAATGCAACACTTCCTTTAAGGCAACAACAATATGGTGTTTAATCGTGTAACTGGAGGAGTTGGGGATAAGTTACACATTTAAAATACTTTTACTTGAAATGAACTACCTGTCAAAGTCGTAAGTGTCCCCCGAGGCCGGGTCGTAGTCACACTGCCTCCTCAAGATGTCATCCATCACCTCCCTTAGCTCCCCAATCCtatccataacacacacacacacacaacatttggtTGGCACAACCAGGGAAAGAAAGATTCAGACGcttacacacccacccacccacaccaacacacacactctgcaaggTCATCAGTATGCAGCGGCGTACCTGTGGGTGTATCCGGCCACATCTGACAGAGTGGTTGACAGGTCTATTAGCTGAGTAAAGCCGTTTATCAAGTAGATGCAGACAAAGgcattctgagagagagagagagagagagagagagagagagagagagagagagagagagagagagagagagagagaaagagagagagagatggagagagagagaaagagaaagagaaagagagagtgaataaATGTATACGTGGAAACAAAACTTTAGGTTGCATAGGTGACCTTATGAACACGCACATTCAGAGATACAGTAACCCATTCGGTTACAGATAGTTTTACAAAGCGTATGATGCCACCAGGAGGCCAATAGTGGAATTACTACTGAGACAAGGTCCTTCAGATTACAAAATGTGTCTGATGTTTACAAGTTCAACTTAAGTCCTAGAAAAATATGAAATCACCCCATATAAGCTAGACAAAATGTAATACATGTATAATATATGTGGGGGGTCAACAATGCTGCTAAAATATCTACAAACATTATAAGAAAGCAAAAAGCCTAGCCATTCAAAATGTCCACCTCCGTGATTACTGGGCTGCTCCATGACATACGAGTGCTTCTATACACATACAAACCATCCATACAATCACCCTCATAGACCCCGCTTTGTGGAACATCTAAGTAACACACGTCCATACCCCCCCAGACTCAAGGTGCTTGAATCCCACTGCCTAGACCCTGTGTGTCACAGCAACCACTGCTTGTGacactctctccttttccagGGAGGTGGAAACAGGCTGAGGGAAGGCCTACCTTACTGATGAGAGCGCTCAGCTCCCCGGGGCCGAGGCCGTCATAAAGCCCAGAGAAGATGGGGATGGCGATGACAATATAGCTGAGGAAGCCACCGAGGTAATCAAAGGTATTCACTCCAActgacaagagaggagaggaatcgATGAGTCATTTAAATGGAGGattgcaattgtgtgtgtgtgtgtatgtgtttgtgagttgaTAACCATACTGTAAAGCCAGAGCTCCTTATTTATCAGGGTCTTCTGAGTATGCAGCAATGTCTGCAATTTGTGATTGGTCCGCATGTGTTCCACCTTTCCAGCTCTATACACAAAAACACCCCCCCCTGTAGGTTAAGGGaataaagccccccccccatataATCATACTACATAAACAACTATATTGAAAAGTAAATTAGGTGGTACAGTTTAATAGAagaaacctttaaaaaaaaacaatggttGACTGACCTGTAAAAGGCAGCAGATTCTGCGTTGACACGGATCTGCATGTGTTTGAACCTGGGAGTAAAAACCAACTCTGAGCTTCAGTCATATTACTCAAAAGTAGCTTTGTTCGAAAAACAAAGCTACCTGAAACCTTGCTGACTCACCATCTCCAAGCGAAACTAGTAGAAGGTACTCTTGAGGATGTCCTTATTCATTCCATTCAAAAAGGCCTCATGACTCAAATAAAAGGGCACTATACCTGAAGTCTCCCTCCAGTTTTTCTTGCTCAAACAGTGTTGACACAATGGGCCCCATGAGGACTTTGTTGGCGAGAGTCCCGATCACAAAGTAACCAAAGATGCTAACAGGACCAATCCAACCGGTGCTGTGGGACAAGTATTGGGTCAGGTGATTTTGCATCATACACACATCACTGTCTTTTTCCATGTATTTGTTATCCTTATCTGAGAAAATGCTATGCTGACTAAATATTATTCAGTGCACATTTTAGGCACAAAAAAAGGTCAATTGTAACCTTATCCATCTGAAAATTC belongs to Osmerus mordax isolate fOsmMor3 chromosome 8, fOsmMor3.pri, whole genome shotgun sequence and includes:
- the abcd4 gene encoding ATP-binding cassette sub-family D member 4 isoform X2, which translates into the protein MPPLTSVRGTKRPKLDWKFVQRLCSIQRVLFPSWFNQNVLMFGTLLCVTLTEQLIIYQVGVIPSQFYEVLSNKDYGGFRSLVGFAVLLILLNSSLKSMDQYICSQMYVSWRKTLTESLHKAYFQGRVYYTLNVLREDIDNPDQRISQDTERLCKQMSTMASRLIVSPFTLTYYTYHCFHSTGWIGPVSIFGYFVIGTLANKVLMGPIVSTLFEQEKLEGDFRFKHMQIRVNAESAAFYRAGKVEHMRTNHKLQTLLHTQKTLINKELWLYIGVNTFDYLGGFLSYIVIAIPIFSGLYDGLGPGELSALISKNAFVCIYLINGFTQLIDLSTTLSDVAGYTHRIGELREVMDDILRRQCDYDPASGDTYDFDSDHIHGGPVDTAFILERLSYKSPFSDELLVENLNLKISQGSNILVVGNTGTGKTSLLRVLNRLWEAHSGFVQMTSCFGPRGILFLPQKPYLTDGTLREQVIYPLQKIYPQSVDDERILQYLEVAGVSSLLKRTGGLDGEVDWSWYDALSPGEMQRLSFARLFYLQPKYAVLDEATSALSEEAEGQMYRACQQLGMTLLSLGHRSSLEKYHDVLLKLCGEGRWELTNLKKDV
- the abcd4 gene encoding ATP-binding cassette sub-family D member 4 isoform X3, which translates into the protein MDQYICSQMYVSWRKTLTESLHKAYFQGRVYYTLNVLREDIDNPDQRISQDTERLCKQMSTMASRLIVSPFTLTYYTYHCFHSTGWIGPVSIFGYFVIGTLANKVLMGPIVSTLFEQEKLEGDFRFKHMQIRVNAESAAFYRAGKVEHMRTNHKLQTLLHTQKTLINKELWLYIGVNTFDYLGGFLSYIVIAIPIFSGLYDGLGPGELSALISKNAFVCIYLINGFTQLIDLSTTLSDVAGYTHRIGELREVMDDILRRQCDYDPASGDTYDFDSDHIHGGPVDTAFILERLSYKSPFSDELLVENLNLKISQGSNILVVGNTGTGKTSLLRVLNRLWEAHSGFVQMTSCFGPRGILFLPQKPYLTDGTLREQVIYPLQKIYPQSGSVDDERILQYLEVAGVSSLLKRTGGLDGEVDWSWYDALSPGEMQRLSFARLFYLQPKYAVLDEATSALSEEAEGQMYRACQQLGMTLLSLGHRSSLEKYHDVLLKLCGEGRWELTNLKKDV
- the abcd4 gene encoding ATP-binding cassette sub-family D member 4 isoform X1, whose translation is MPPLTSVRGTKRPKLDWKFVQRLCSIQRVLFPSWFNQNVLMFGTLLCVTLTEQLIIYQVGVIPSQFYEVLSNKDYGGFRSLVGFAVLLILLNSSLKSMDQYICSQMYVSWRKTLTESLHKAYFQGRVYYTLNVLREDIDNPDQRISQDTERLCKQMSTMASRLIVSPFTLTYYTYHCFHSTGWIGPVSIFGYFVIGTLANKVLMGPIVSTLFEQEKLEGDFRFKHMQIRVNAESAAFYRAGKVEHMRTNHKLQTLLHTQKTLINKELWLYIGVNTFDYLGGFLSYIVIAIPIFSGLYDGLGPGELSALISKNAFVCIYLINGFTQLIDLSTTLSDVAGYTHRIGELREVMDDILRRQCDYDPASGDTYDFDSDHIHGGPVDTAFILERLSYKSPFSDELLVENLNLKISQGSNILVVGNTGTGKTSLLRVLNRLWEAHSGFVQMTSCFGPRGILFLPQKPYLTDGTLREQVIYPLQKIYPQSGSVDDERILQYLEVAGVSSLLKRTGGLDGEVDWSWYDALSPGEMQRLSFARLFYLQPKYAVLDEATSALSEEAEGQMYRACQQLGMTLLSLGHRSSLEKYHDVLLKLCGEGRWELTNLKKDV